The following proteins are encoded in a genomic region of Xanthomonas citri pv. mangiferaeindicae:
- a CDS encoding 2-octaprenyl-6-methoxyphenyl hydroxylase: MNHAHQVLIVGGGLVGASLAIALDRAGVDTGLVEATPPESMPAVFDERNLSFAEATVNALTALGVLQKLQMPPGPIRRIHVSRQGDFGRLRLDAADYGREQFGQVVVARDFGQALESRLGELSHLTRYRPARFVGLEPEADGRRIVRIAGSVGEQRIGAALVVAADGTASAVRAALGIDTLEHDYRQDLFVARLRTARAPDGGAFERLTDSGPTALLPRGDRHYGLVHGVDRDAADAVAALDEAAFLTRVQTAFGWRAGRFEAVGPRSRYPLRRVVAERTTAARVVLVGNAAQTLHPIGAQGFNLGLRDALTLAELVADGGDPGAPALLAAWAARRHEDRTRTLAFSDGLARLTANPSPLLRPLRSAGLLALDADRGLQAMLAGGAMGYRGDVPALCRGATA; the protein is encoded by the coding sequence ATGAACCATGCACATCAGGTCCTGATCGTCGGTGGCGGGCTGGTCGGTGCCAGTCTGGCGATCGCACTCGATCGCGCCGGCGTCGACACCGGGCTGGTCGAGGCGACGCCGCCCGAGTCGATGCCGGCGGTGTTCGACGAGCGGAATCTCAGCTTCGCCGAGGCCACGGTCAACGCGCTGACCGCGCTGGGTGTGCTGCAGAAACTGCAGATGCCGCCGGGCCCGATCCGCCGCATCCATGTCAGCCGCCAGGGCGACTTCGGCCGCCTGCGGCTGGACGCCGCCGACTACGGCCGCGAGCAGTTCGGGCAGGTCGTGGTCGCCCGCGACTTCGGTCAGGCGCTGGAGTCGCGGCTGGGCGAACTGTCGCATTTGACCCGCTATCGGCCCGCGCGCTTCGTCGGGCTGGAGCCGGAGGCCGACGGCCGGCGCATCGTGCGCATCGCGGGCAGCGTGGGCGAGCAGCGGATCGGCGCGGCCCTGGTCGTCGCCGCCGACGGCACGGCGTCTGCCGTCCGTGCGGCATTGGGCATCGACACTCTGGAACACGACTATCGCCAGGATCTGTTCGTCGCGCGGCTGCGCACGGCGCGGGCGCCGGACGGCGGCGCGTTCGAACGCCTGACCGACAGCGGCCCGACCGCGCTGCTGCCACGTGGAGATCGCCACTACGGTCTGGTGCACGGCGTCGATCGCGACGCCGCCGACGCGGTCGCCGCACTCGACGAGGCCGCGTTCCTGACCCGCGTGCAAACGGCGTTCGGCTGGCGTGCGGGACGGTTCGAGGCCGTCGGCCCGCGCAGCCGCTACCCGCTGCGCCGCGTCGTCGCCGAACGCACCACCGCTGCGCGCGTGGTGCTGGTCGGCAATGCGGCGCAGACCCTGCATCCGATCGGCGCGCAGGGCTTCAACCTCGGCTTGCGCGATGCGCTGACGCTGGCCGAACTGGTCGCCGACGGTGGCGATCCCGGCGCGCCAGCATTGCTGGCGGCCTGGGCGGCGCGCCGGCATGAGGACCGTACGCGCACGCTGGCGTTCTCCGATGGCCTGGCGCGGCTGACCGCCAACCCCTCGCCGCTGCTGCGCCCGTTGCGCAGCGCCGGGTTGCTGGCGCTCGACGCCGACCGCGGCCTGCAGGCGATGCTCGCCGGCGGCGCGATGGGCTACCGCGGCGACGTGCCGGCGCTGTGTCGCGGAGCCACGGCATGA
- a CDS encoding 2-octaprenyl-3-methyl-6-methoxy-1,4-benzoquinol hydroxylase (catalyzes the formation of 2-octaprenyl-3-methyl-5-hydroxy-6-methoxy-1,4-benzoquinol from 2-octaprenyl-3-methyl-6-methoxy-1,4-benzoquinol), with protein MSRRGVRDVMVVGGGVVGAACALALAGQDLDVVLVEARPPAGWTAAEPDLRVYAFAHDNARLLAQVGVWDAVRAARAHPYRRMRVWDAGGGSELDFDADALGMRELGWIVEHGLLVDRLWARLAAAGVEVRSPATVEALETAADSVALRLADGPRIEARLAIAADGAGSALRRLAGIGAQAHDYGQSGVVGYVRGEQPHEDTAWQRFLPTGPLALLPCGDGSCSIVWTLPADEAARMRSLDDAAFSDALTRAAEGRFGRLTPVSTRAAFPLRRQLVDSQHAGRVLVVGDAAHVVHPLAGQGVNLGLRDVAGLVETVAQARRRGAVWDAPHRLARWARTRRSDNTVAAYAFETINRVYSTDALAPTLLRSHALGIAQALPPLRNLLWARAAGR; from the coding sequence ATGAGCCGGCGCGGCGTGCGCGATGTCATGGTCGTCGGCGGTGGCGTGGTCGGTGCGGCCTGTGCGTTGGCGCTCGCTGGCCAGGACCTGGACGTGGTGCTGGTCGAGGCCAGGCCGCCGGCCGGCTGGACGGCGGCCGAGCCGGACCTGCGCGTCTACGCATTCGCGCACGACAACGCGCGGTTGCTGGCGCAGGTCGGCGTCTGGGACGCGGTGCGCGCCGCACGCGCGCATCCCTACCGACGCATGCGGGTCTGGGATGCCGGCGGTGGCAGCGAACTGGACTTCGACGCCGATGCGCTGGGCATGCGTGAGCTGGGCTGGATCGTTGAGCATGGCCTGCTGGTGGATCGGCTCTGGGCACGGTTGGCTGCGGCCGGGGTCGAGGTGCGCAGCCCGGCGACGGTCGAGGCGCTCGAGACTGCCGCAGACTCGGTCGCGCTGCGGCTGGCTGACGGGCCCCGGATCGAGGCGCGATTGGCGATCGCCGCCGACGGTGCCGGCTCGGCGCTTCGCCGCTTGGCTGGGATCGGTGCGCAGGCCCACGACTACGGCCAGAGCGGTGTGGTGGGGTATGTGCGCGGCGAGCAGCCGCACGAGGACACGGCCTGGCAGCGCTTTCTGCCGACCGGCCCGCTGGCGCTGCTGCCCTGCGGTGACGGCAGTTGTTCGATTGTCTGGACCTTGCCGGCCGACGAGGCCGCGCGCATGCGCAGCCTGGACGATGCCGCCTTTTCCGACGCATTGACGCGCGCCGCGGAAGGACGCTTCGGGCGGCTGACGCCGGTCTCGACGCGGGCGGCCTTTCCGCTGCGCCGCCAACTGGTCGACAGCCAGCACGCCGGGCGTGTGCTGGTGGTCGGCGATGCTGCACATGTGGTTCACCCGCTGGCCGGACAGGGCGTGAATCTGGGCTTGCGCGATGTCGCCGGCCTGGTGGAGACGGTGGCGCAGGCCCGCCGCCGCGGCGCGGTCTGGGATGCGCCGCACCGGCTGGCGCGCTGGGCGCGTACCCGGCGCAGCGATAACACCGTCGCGGCCTACGCGTTCGAGACCATCAATCGCGTCTATTCGACCGACGCGCTGGCACCGACGCTGCTGCGCAGCCATGCGCTGGGCATCGCGCAGGCGCTGCCGCCGCTGCGCAACCTGCTGTGGGCGCGCGCCGCCGGTCGCTGA
- a CDS encoding 23S rRNA (cytidine(2498)-2'-O)-methyltransferase RlmM: MHDIDPVQSDLGTAAPVSGLLCYCRPGFESDLAAELTERAAGVRVAGYAQARRGDGYVLFHSDNGPALTHELPFRELIFARQKLMLLAELRDLDPTDRITPIFEALAGRGRHGELIVEHPDSDDGKQLAGLARSFGNALRPALRKRGFLSQKDEARFPRLHVFFVSGTHAFIAQSIVGDSAPWAMGIPRLRTHTEAPSRSALKLEEAFMTLLTERERNARIKPGMRAVDLGAAPGGWTWVLTREHMRVVAVDNGPMQADLLDTGLVDHHRVDGFRYQPVGPVDWLVCDMVEQPRRVAERMATWFREGWCRHAIFNLKLPMKKRWQETLLALDLFANNAGEHATLTLRARQLYHDREEITVYASVE, encoded by the coding sequence ATGCACGACATCGACCCGGTCCAGTCGGACCTCGGCACGGCCGCGCCGGTCAGCGGCCTGCTGTGCTATTGCCGCCCTGGCTTCGAATCCGATCTCGCCGCAGAGCTGACCGAACGTGCCGCCGGCGTGCGCGTCGCCGGCTATGCGCAGGCCAGGCGCGGCGATGGCTACGTGCTGTTCCATTCCGACAATGGCCCGGCCCTGACCCACGAACTACCGTTCCGCGAACTGATCTTCGCGCGCCAGAAGCTGATGTTGCTGGCCGAGTTGCGCGATCTGGACCCGACCGACCGGATCACGCCGATCTTCGAGGCGCTGGCCGGCCGCGGACGTCATGGCGAGCTGATCGTCGAGCATCCCGATTCCGACGACGGCAAACAGCTCGCCGGCCTGGCACGCAGCTTCGGCAACGCGCTGCGTCCGGCGCTGCGCAAGCGCGGTTTCCTGAGCCAGAAGGACGAAGCGCGTTTCCCGCGCCTGCACGTCTTCTTCGTCAGTGGCACCCACGCCTTCATCGCGCAATCGATCGTCGGCGACAGCGCCCCTTGGGCGATGGGCATCCCGCGCCTGCGCACGCACACCGAGGCGCCGTCGCGCTCGGCGCTGAAGCTCGAAGAGGCCTTCATGACCCTGCTGACCGAGCGCGAGCGCAATGCCCGCATCAAGCCGGGCATGCGCGCGGTCGACCTTGGCGCGGCCCCCGGTGGCTGGACCTGGGTGCTGACGCGCGAGCACATGCGCGTGGTCGCAGTCGACAACGGGCCGATGCAGGCCGACCTGCTCGACACCGGCCTGGTCGATCACCACCGCGTGGACGGCTTCCGCTACCAGCCCGTCGGCCCGGTCGACTGGCTGGTGTGCGACATGGTCGAACAGCCGCGCCGCGTGGCCGAACGCATGGCCACCTGGTTCCGCGAGGGCTGGTGCCGGCACGCGATCTTCAATCTCAAGCTGCCGATGAAGAAGCGCTGGCAGGAAACGCTGCTGGCGCTGGACCTGTTCGCCAACAACGCCGGCGAGCATGCGACGCTGACGCTGCGTGCCCGCCAGCTCTACCACGACCGCGAAGAGATCACGGTCTACGCCAGCGTCGAGTAG
- a CDS encoding tRNA-specific adenosine deaminase, producing MLYAQVHLTLPAWVHEHVDTARTYPGDEAKVALAIALSRRNVEAASGGPFGAAVFDGQDRIVAVGVNRVMPHTCSVAHAETMAYMLAQQRLQTPRLNERIGPVTLATSSQPCCMCYGATVWAGIDRLLIGARAEDVEALTPFDEGPLPEDWVGALTGRGIAVVRDLLRDEACTVLRTYGESEGAKY from the coding sequence ATGCTGTACGCACAAGTCCACCTCACCCTGCCCGCCTGGGTCCACGAGCATGTCGACACGGCGCGCACCTATCCCGGCGACGAGGCCAAGGTCGCGCTCGCGATCGCGCTGTCGCGGCGCAATGTCGAGGCCGCCAGTGGCGGCCCGTTCGGCGCGGCGGTCTTCGACGGCCAGGACCGCATCGTGGCGGTCGGCGTGAACCGGGTGATGCCGCACACCTGCTCGGTCGCCCACGCCGAGACGATGGCCTACATGCTGGCGCAGCAACGGCTGCAGACGCCGCGGCTCAACGAGCGCATCGGCCCGGTAACGCTGGCGACCTCGTCGCAGCCCTGCTGCATGTGCTACGGCGCCACCGTGTGGGCCGGCATCGACCGGCTGCTGATCGGCGCGCGCGCCGAGGACGTCGAGGCGCTGACGCCCTTCGACGAAGGCCCGTTGCCCGAAGACTGGGTCGGCGCCCTGACCGGCCGCGGCATTGCGGTCGTGCGCGACCTGTTGCGCGACGAGGCCTGCACGGTGCTGCGCACCTACGGCGAATCCGAAGGAGCGAAGTACTGA
- a CDS encoding CAAX protease, with translation MPIVGALGVTWVLVETRRWRAAGFGRQSLWATLGWTAALVILVAGIIGPVLEPLVDRLTGTPVDYSGYGALRGNVPMARDLVLGAWLSAALGEELVFRAFLVHQLAALFRATPVRGALATLVGGVVFGLMHADQGLAGIVLTGLVGALFCAAYLRSGRNLWALVLAHGLIDTWGVFTLYQGWV, from the coding sequence ATGCCGATCGTCGGGGCGCTCGGCGTGACCTGGGTGTTGGTCGAGACACGCCGGTGGCGGGCCGCCGGCTTCGGGCGACAGAGCCTGTGGGCAACACTCGGCTGGACGGCTGCGCTGGTCATCCTGGTCGCAGGTATCATCGGCCCGGTGCTCGAGCCGCTGGTCGACCGGCTGACCGGAACGCCGGTGGACTACAGCGGTTACGGCGCGCTGCGCGGCAACGTTCCGATGGCGCGCGATCTGGTGCTGGGGGCCTGGCTCAGTGCCGCGCTGGGCGAGGAGCTCGTCTTCCGTGCGTTTCTGGTCCATCAGCTGGCGGCATTGTTCCGCGCCACGCCTGTGCGCGGCGCCCTTGCGACGCTGGTCGGCGGCGTCGTGTTCGGCCTGATGCATGCAGATCAAGGACTGGCGGGGATCGTGTTGACTGGCCTGGTCGGCGCGCTGTTCTGTGCAGCCTATCTGCGCTCGGGACGCAACCTCTGGGCGCTGGTGCTCGCCCACGGCCTCATCGATACCTGGGGCGTGTTCACTTTGTACCAGGGCTGGGTCTGA
- a CDS encoding glutamine--tRNA ligase has product MSAGPIESAAPPTDAAAPVRQDFIRQIVREDLASGRHTTVRTRFPPEPNGYLHIGHAKAICLDFGIADEFGGRCNLRFDDTNPEKEDLAFVRAIEDDVRWLGFDWAELRHASDYFEVYYLAAEKLIAQGDAFVCDLTAEQVREYRGTLTEPGRNSPFRDRSVDENLDLFRRMRAGEFADGTRTLRAKIDMASGNMNLRDPALYRIKHLAHQNTGDAWPIYPMYDYAHALGDAVEGITHSLCTLEFEDHRPLYDWVVDRVDLAGHPELLASLTARGLPVVAAKPRQIEFSRLNINYTVMSKRKLTQLVADGLVDGWDDPRMYTLQGLRRRGYTPASLRLLVDRVGISKQNSVIDFSVLEGALRDDLDARAPRRMAVIDPLKLLLTNLPEGHAETLTFPNHPKDEAQGTREVPFSRQLWIEREDFAEVPPKGWKRLVPGGEVRLRGAGIVRVDEVIKDADGAIVELRGTLDPESRPGMEGANRKVKGTIHWVSAAHAVQAEVRLYDRLFVVEKPDDESTGKTYHDHLNPESKRSTTGYVEPAAAQAAPEQAFQFERLGYFVADRYDHATDKPVFNRSVTLRDVWTSAKPGG; this is encoded by the coding sequence ATGTCCGCAGGTCCGATCGAATCCGCCGCCCCGCCCACCGACGCCGCCGCTCCGGTGCGCCAGGACTTCATCCGGCAGATCGTCCGCGAGGACCTCGCCAGCGGCCGGCACACGACGGTCCGGACCCGGTTCCCGCCTGAGCCCAATGGGTATCTGCACATCGGCCACGCCAAGGCGATCTGCCTGGACTTCGGCATCGCCGACGAGTTCGGCGGGCGGTGCAACCTGCGCTTCGACGACACCAACCCGGAAAAGGAAGACCTGGCGTTCGTGCGTGCGATCGAGGACGACGTGCGCTGGCTGGGCTTCGACTGGGCCGAACTGCGCCACGCCTCGGACTACTTCGAGGTCTATTACCTGGCCGCCGAGAAGCTCATCGCGCAGGGCGATGCCTTCGTCTGTGACCTGACCGCCGAGCAGGTCCGCGAGTACCGCGGCACGCTGACCGAGCCGGGCCGCAATTCGCCGTTCCGCGACCGCAGCGTGGACGAGAACCTGGACCTGTTCCGGCGCATGCGCGCCGGCGAGTTCGCCGACGGCACGCGCACGCTGCGCGCGAAGATCGACATGGCCAGCGGCAACATGAATCTGCGCGACCCGGCGCTTTACCGGATCAAGCATCTTGCCCACCAGAATACCGGCGATGCGTGGCCGATCTATCCGATGTACGACTATGCCCACGCGCTGGGCGACGCGGTCGAAGGCATCACCCACTCGCTGTGCACGCTGGAGTTCGAAGACCATCGCCCGCTCTACGACTGGGTCGTCGACCGAGTCGACCTGGCCGGACATCCCGAACTGCTCGCATCGTTGACTGCGCGTGGCCTGCCGGTCGTCGCGGCCAAGCCGCGTCAGATCGAGTTCTCGCGCCTGAACATCAACTACACGGTGATGAGCAAGCGCAAGCTCACCCAACTGGTCGCCGACGGCCTGGTCGACGGCTGGGACGACCCGCGCATGTACACGCTGCAGGGGCTGCGTCGCCGCGGCTATACGCCTGCGAGCCTGCGGTTGCTGGTCGATCGGGTGGGCATCAGCAAGCAGAACTCGGTGATCGACTTCTCGGTGCTCGAAGGTGCGCTGCGCGACGACCTCGATGCACGCGCGCCGCGGCGCATGGCGGTGATCGACCCGCTCAAGCTGCTGCTGACCAACCTGCCCGAGGGGCATGCCGAAACGCTGACCTTCCCCAACCATCCCAAGGACGAGGCGCAGGGCACGCGCGAGGTGCCGTTCTCGCGGCAGCTGTGGATCGAGCGCGAGGATTTCGCCGAAGTGCCGCCCAAGGGATGGAAGCGCCTGGTGCCCGGCGGCGAAGTGCGCCTGCGCGGCGCCGGCATCGTGCGCGTCGATGAGGTGATCAAGGACGCCGACGGTGCGATCGTCGAGTTGCGCGGCACGCTCGATCCCGAGTCGCGGCCCGGCATGGAAGGCGCCAACCGCAAGGTCAAGGGCACGATCCACTGGGTCAGTGCGGCGCATGCGGTCCAGGCCGAGGTGCGGCTCTACGACCGCCTGTTCGTCGTCGAAAAGCCTGATGACGAGTCCACCGGCAAGACCTACCACGACCATCTCAATCCCGAGTCCAAGCGCAGCACCACCGGCTACGTGGAGCCGGCCGCCGCGCAGGCCGCACCCGAGCAGGCGTTCCAGTTCGAGCGCCTGGGCTACTTCGTCGCCGACCGCTACGACCACGCCACAGACAAGCCGGTGTTCAACCGCAGCGTCACCTTGCGCGACGTCTGGACCTCGGCCAAGCCCGGCGGCTGA
- a CDS encoding peptide-methionine (S)-S-oxide reductase: MLGIGAWKQRLPRAQDALPGRDTPLPLHNVHAVHGRPLRDAFDGIEQVQFGMGCFWGAERKFWSLPGVVTTAVGYAGGLSPNPTYREVCSGQTGHAEVVLVVYDPAQVAFEHLLQLFWEGHDPTQGMRQGNDVGTQYRSAIYCTTADQHALAVRSRDAYQAQLQAAGFPAITTELAGPPAPTFYYAEDEHQQYLHKHPGGYCGLGGTGVACPVGVAL, from the coding sequence ATGCTGGGAATCGGAGCGTGGAAGCAGCGCCTGCCGCGGGCGCAGGACGCGCTGCCCGGCCGCGACACGCCGCTGCCGCTGCACAACGTGCATGCCGTGCACGGGCGACCGCTGCGCGATGCCTTCGACGGTATTGAGCAGGTGCAGTTCGGCATGGGCTGCTTCTGGGGCGCGGAGCGCAAATTCTGGTCGCTGCCGGGCGTGGTGACGACGGCGGTCGGCTACGCCGGCGGGCTGAGCCCGAATCCCACCTATCGCGAGGTGTGCTCGGGCCAGACCGGCCATGCCGAGGTTGTGCTGGTGGTCTACGACCCGGCGCAGGTCGCCTTCGAGCATCTGCTGCAGCTGTTCTGGGAAGGCCACGATCCCACCCAGGGCATGCGCCAGGGCAACGACGTCGGCACCCAGTACCGCTCGGCGATCTACTGCACCACTGCCGACCAGCACGCGCTGGCGGTGCGCAGCCGCGATGCCTACCAGGCGCAGTTGCAGGCCGCGGGCTTCCCGGCGATCACCACTGAGCTGGCGGGACCGCCCGCGCCGACGTTCTACTACGCCGAGGACGAGCATCAGCAGTACCTGCACAAGCACCCTGGCGGCTATTGCGGGCTGGGTGGTACCGGCGTCGCCTGCCCGGTGGGTGTGGCGCTGTAG
- a CDS encoding DNA-binding transcriptional regulator OxyR (Activates the expression of a regulon of hydrogen peroxide-inducible genes such as katG, gor, ahpC, ahpF, oxyS, dps, fur and grxA) produces the protein MNLRDLRYFVALAEHRHFGRAAASCFVSQPTLSTQIRKLEEELGVALVERAPRKVMLTPTGQQIAERARRIVADIEQMKDVARRSADPEAGSIRLGVFPTLGPYLLPHAVPLVRARFPELELLLIEEKSDVLLSRLHDGRLDAAILALPLDDEQLHTQFLFEEPFVLAVSDRHPLAAQDRLDLPALSQQKLLLLEDGHCMREQALDVCRLSGAAEHAEFRATSLETLRQMVAANVGVTLLPVLATKPPVAPSPHLHLLDFSDTRPTRRIAMVWRRSSAMHDFLLRLAEALRALPAGLLDPAAPRAA, from the coding sequence ATGAATCTGCGGGATCTGCGCTACTTCGTCGCATTGGCCGAACATCGGCATTTCGGCCGCGCCGCGGCCAGCTGCTTCGTCAGCCAGCCGACGCTGTCGACGCAGATCCGCAAGTTGGAGGAGGAACTGGGCGTGGCGCTGGTCGAACGGGCGCCGCGCAAGGTCATGCTGACCCCGACCGGCCAGCAGATCGCCGAGCGCGCGCGGCGGATCGTCGCCGACATCGAGCAGATGAAGGACGTCGCGCGACGTAGCGCCGATCCTGAGGCCGGCTCGATCCGACTCGGCGTGTTTCCCACGCTCGGCCCCTACCTGCTGCCGCACGCCGTGCCGCTGGTGCGTGCACGGTTCCCCGAGCTCGAGCTGCTGCTGATCGAGGAGAAGAGCGACGTGCTGCTGTCGCGCCTGCACGACGGCCGGCTCGACGCGGCGATTCTTGCGTTGCCGCTCGACGACGAGCAACTGCACACGCAGTTCCTGTTCGAGGAGCCGTTCGTGCTCGCCGTGTCCGACCGGCATCCGCTGGCCGCGCAGGACCGGCTGGACCTGCCGGCGCTGTCGCAGCAGAAGCTGCTGCTGCTCGAGGACGGCCACTGCATGCGCGAGCAGGCATTGGACGTGTGCCGATTGTCCGGCGCCGCCGAGCATGCCGAATTCCGCGCCACGAGTCTGGAGACGCTGCGCCAGATGGTCGCCGCGAACGTCGGCGTGACCCTGCTGCCGGTGCTCGCGACCAAGCCGCCGGTGGCGCCGTCACCGCATCTGCACCTGCTCGACTTCAGCGACACCCGCCCGACACGGCGGATCGCGATGGTATGGCGGCGCAGCTCGGCGATGCACGATTTCCTGCTGCGGCTGGCCGAAGCGCTGCGTGCGCTGCCGGCAGGCTTGCTCGACCCGGCGGCGCCACGCGCCGCCTGA
- a CDS encoding alkyl hydroperoxide reductase subunit F — protein sequence MLEADLKAQLKGYLARAVRPIHIVASLDDGPKSAELRSLLDDLAEASDRITIDLDGDDARRPSFALTSPGHDISLRFAGLPMGHEFTSLVLALLQVGGHPSKAAQETLEQVAALEGDYLFETYYSLSCQNCPDVVQALNLAAVLNPRIRHVAIDGALFQDEVEAREIMSVPTVFLNGEKFDQGRMTLEQIVAKLDTGAAKREAAKIADKAPFEVLVVGGGPAGAAAAIYAARKGIRTGIAAERFGGQVLDTMAIENFISVKETEGPKLATALEQHVREYEVDIMNLQRGTRLVPAGDDGLIEVQLENGASLRSRTVVLATGARWRQMNVPGEDQYRNKGVAYCPHCDGPLFKGKRVAVIGGGNSGVEAAIDLAGIVAHVTLIEFDAQLRADEVLQRKLRSLANVRIVTSAQTTEVLGDGSRVNGLVYRDRVGGSDHRVELEGVFVQIGLLPNTEWLKGVVELSPRGEIVVDARGQTSVPGVFAAGDATTVPYKQIVIAMGEGSKAALSAFDHLIRHSAPAAQAAAA from the coding sequence ATGTTGGAAGCCGACCTCAAAGCCCAGCTCAAGGGCTACCTGGCCCGCGCCGTGCGCCCGATCCACATCGTGGCCTCGCTCGACGACGGCCCCAAGTCCGCCGAGCTGCGCAGCCTGCTCGACGACCTCGCCGAAGCCAGCGATCGCATCACGATCGACCTGGACGGCGACGACGCGCGGCGTCCGTCGTTCGCGCTGACCTCGCCCGGTCACGACATTTCGCTGCGCTTCGCCGGCCTGCCGATGGGGCATGAGTTCACCTCGCTGGTGCTGGCGCTGCTGCAGGTCGGCGGCCATCCGTCGAAGGCCGCGCAGGAGACGCTCGAACAGGTCGCCGCGCTCGAGGGCGACTACCTGTTCGAAACCTATTACTCGTTGTCGTGCCAGAACTGCCCGGACGTGGTGCAGGCGCTGAATCTGGCGGCGGTACTCAATCCACGCATCCGCCACGTGGCCATCGACGGCGCCCTGTTCCAGGACGAAGTCGAGGCGCGCGAGATCATGTCGGTGCCCACCGTGTTCCTCAACGGCGAAAAGTTCGATCAGGGCCGGATGACGCTCGAGCAGATCGTCGCCAAGCTCGACACCGGTGCGGCGAAACGCGAGGCCGCAAAGATCGCCGACAAGGCGCCGTTCGAGGTGCTGGTCGTGGGCGGCGGTCCGGCTGGCGCGGCCGCGGCGATCTACGCCGCGCGCAAGGGCATCCGTACCGGTATCGCCGCAGAGCGTTTCGGCGGCCAGGTGCTCGACACGATGGCGATCGAGAATTTCATCTCGGTCAAGGAGACCGAGGGCCCGAAGCTCGCCACTGCACTCGAGCAACACGTGCGTGAGTACGAGGTCGACATCATGAACCTGCAGCGCGGCACGCGGCTGGTGCCGGCCGGCGACGACGGGCTGATCGAGGTGCAACTGGAGAACGGCGCGTCGCTGCGCTCGCGTACCGTCGTGCTGGCCACTGGCGCGCGCTGGCGGCAGATGAACGTGCCGGGTGAGGACCAGTACCGCAACAAGGGCGTAGCCTACTGCCCGCATTGCGACGGACCGCTGTTCAAGGGCAAGCGCGTGGCGGTGATCGGCGGCGGCAACTCCGGCGTCGAGGCTGCGATCGACCTGGCCGGCATCGTCGCCCACGTCACGCTGATCGAGTTCGACGCGCAGCTGCGCGCCGACGAGGTGCTGCAGCGCAAGCTGCGCAGCCTGGCGAATGTGCGCATCGTCACCAGCGCGCAGACCACCGAGGTGCTCGGCGACGGCAGCCGGGTCAATGGTCTGGTGTACCGCGACCGCGTTGGCGGCAGCGACCATCGTGTCGAGCTCGAAGGCGTGTTCGTGCAGATCGGCCTGCTGCCCAATACCGAATGGTTGAAGGGCGTGGTCGAGCTGAGCCCGCGCGGCGAGATCGTCGTCGATGCCCGCGGCCAGACCAGCGTGCCGGGCGTGTTCGCCGCCGGCGATGCGACCACAGTGCCTTACAAGCAGATCGTCATCGCGATGGGTGAAGGGTCGAAGGCGGCGCTGAGCGCGTTCGACCATCTGATCCGGCACTCCGCGCCGGCCGCTCAGGCCGCGGCCGCCTGA
- a CDS encoding peroxiredoxin, with protein MSLINTEIKPFKATAFQNGEFVEVSNESLKGKWSVLIFMPAAFTFNCPTEVEDAAEHYAEFQKAGAEVYIVTTDTHFSHKVWHETSPAVGKAQFPLVGDPTHQLTRAFGVHIEEEGLALRGTFIINPDGVIKTLEIHDNAIARDVTETLRKLKAAQYVAAHPNEVCPAKWKEGEKTLAPSLDLVGKI; from the coding sequence ATGTCCCTCATCAACACCGAGATCAAGCCGTTCAAGGCCACCGCGTTCCAGAACGGCGAGTTCGTCGAAGTCAGCAACGAGAGCCTGAAGGGCAAGTGGTCGGTGCTGATCTTCATGCCGGCCGCCTTCACGTTCAATTGCCCGACCGAGGTCGAGGACGCGGCCGAGCATTACGCCGAGTTCCAGAAGGCCGGCGCCGAGGTCTACATCGTCACCACCGACACGCACTTCTCGCACAAGGTGTGGCACGAGACTTCGCCTGCCGTCGGCAAGGCGCAGTTCCCGCTGGTCGGCGACCCCACCCACCAGCTGACGCGCGCGTTCGGCGTGCACATCGAGGAAGAAGGCCTCGCACTGCGCGGCACATTCATCATCAACCCCGACGGCGTGATCAAGACGCTGGAAATCCACGACAACGCGATCGCCCGCGACGTGACCGAGACCCTGCGCAAGCTCAAGGCCGCCCAGTACGTTGCCGCCCATCCCAACGAGGTCTGCCCGGCCAAGTGGAAGGAAGGCGAGAAGACCCTCGCACCGTCGCTGGATCTGGTCGGCAAGATCTGA